The genomic stretch AAAGAATGACTCTTTTTCTGGAAAGAATAAAACCTTCAAACCTTATTCTAAAGTTTGATAAAGAACTTGCAGCTCACGAATTTGTATTTCTTACCGAGAAAACCATCAATGAAGAGTTTGAATATAATGCTTCACAGCAACTTTATTTAACAAAAAATTCATGGCAGAATATCGTAGATTCTAAAAATGCAATCATAGATTTGCTCCACAAAACCTACGAAAGTCTCAATAACAATCCGAATCTTAATGAGTATAAAACCGTTTTCATCATGAATTACATGAATGATAATGATTATATCGGAGCAACGATAGAAGATTTGAGAAGAGAAATTTTAATAATAGCTTAATTAAATAATAAATATACATAATGATTCCAAATTTTAAAGCACATCCGTGGCATGGGATTTCTGCAGGAGAAGATGCGC from Chryseobacterium indoltheticum encodes the following:
- a CDS encoding DUF7935 family protein, with the translated sequence MTDFSDYLPYAAALVIAIPFLVLLRQFVYSYINLKNQEIKLLSVKSNSENKTHSYERMTLFLERIKPSNLILKFDKELAAHEFVFLTEKTINEEFEYNASQQLYLTKNSWQNIVDSKNAIIDLLHKTYESLNNNPNLNEYKTVFIMNYMNDNDYIGATIEDLRREILIIA